In one Candidatus Woesearchaeota archaeon B3_Woes genomic region, the following are encoded:
- the rpl30p gene encoding 50S ribosomal protein L30 (L30 binds domain II of the 23S rRNA and the 5S rRNA; similar to eukaryotic protein L7) — protein MSEESKPNVKYAVIRIRGLVRVKKEINHTMELMGLYRKNYCVLIDKKDFGMIKKVKDYVTYGEIDKETEDLVVKKRGEKTKNKEGKEVIKKFFRLNPPRKGFGRKGIKVAFSKSGGLGYRGDKINDLLKRMLG, from the coding sequence ATGAGTGAAGAATCAAAACCCAATGTTAAATATGCTGTAATAAGAATAAGGGGTTTAGTTAGAGTAAAAAAAGAAATAAATCACACTATGGAGTTGATGGGGCTTTATCGTAAAAATTATTGTGTTTTGATAGATAAAAAAGATTTTGGAATGATTAAGAAGGTAAAAGATTATGTTACTTATGGAGAAATAGATAAAGAAACTGAAGATTTGGTTGTTAAGAAAAGAGGAGAAAAAACAAAAAATAAAGAAGGAAAGGAAGTTATTAAAAAGTTTTTTAGATTAAATCCTCCTAGAAAAGGGTTTGGGAGAAAAGGTATCAAAGTTGCTTTTTCAAAAAGTGGTGGATTAGGGTATAGAGGAGACAAGATTAATGATTTATTAAAAAGGATGTTAGGATGA
- a CDS encoding 30S ribosomal protein S8, with protein sequence MLNDILANTLSKLLNAEKRQKTECLIKPSSKVVKKVLEVMKDNLYIGNYVEIKDNRGNVLKVNLIGKINNCCVIKPRHAVKIDMFEKFEKRFLPAKGFGIIIISTNQGIMTIEEARKKKIGGKLIAYCY encoded by the coding sequence ATGTTAAATGATATACTAGCAAACACTTTGTCAAAATTATTGAATGCTGAAAAGAGACAAAAGACTGAATGTTTGATAAAACCTAGCTCAAAAGTAGTTAAAAAAGTGTTAGAAGTTATGAAAGATAATCTTTATATTGGTAATTATGTAGAAATAAAAGATAATAGAGGGAATGTTCTAAAAGTAAATCTAATTGGCAAAATAAATAATTGTTGTGTTATTAAACCTAGACATGCTGTAAAGATTGATATGTTTGAAAAATTTGAGAAAAGATTTTTACCTGCAAAGGGTTTTGGTATAATTATTATTTCAACAAATCAAGGAATTATGACTATTGAAGAAGCGAGAAAGAAAAAGATTGGTGGAAAATTAATAGCATATTGTTATTAG
- a CDS encoding 30S ribosomal protein S5, whose translation MKEKTKYKPKERRKEGFVKEFDKESWKPKTKLGKQVKSGEVNNIDFVLDNGIRILESEIVDVLIPNIESELLLVGQAKGKFGGGQRRVFKQTQKKTREGNKPHFSTCAIVGNRDGYVGIGFGKSKETVPAREKAFRNARLNLIKIRRGCGSWQCGCKEPHSIPFRVEGKCGSVKVVLMPAPKGTGLKVEKESQKILSLAGIKDVWSRTSGQTKSKNNLIYACDMALRKLMDTRVNQKGSENVGVMEGSIKKTTEKVEEEDKKDE comes from the coding sequence ATGAAAGAAAAAACTAAATATAAACCAAAAGAAAGACGTAAAGAAGGTTTTGTTAAGGAATTTGATAAAGAGAGTTGGAAACCAAAAACAAAATTAGGGAAACAGGTTAAGAGTGGTGAAGTAAATAATATTGATTTTGTACTTGATAATGGAATTAGAATTCTAGAATCAGAAATTGTAGATGTTTTAATACCTAATATTGAATCAGAATTATTGTTGGTTGGACAAGCAAAAGGTAAGTTTGGCGGGGGTCAAAGAAGAGTATTTAAACAAACCCAAAAGAAAACAAGAGAAGGCAATAAACCTCATTTTTCTACTTGTGCTATAGTTGGTAATAGAGATGGATATGTTGGGATTGGTTTTGGGAAAAGTAAGGAGACTGTGCCTGCTAGAGAAAAGGCCTTTAGAAATGCAAGATTAAACTTAATAAAAATAAGGAGGGGTTGTGGATCGTGGCAATGCGGGTGTAAAGAGCCCCATAGTATTCCTTTTAGAGTAGAAGGGAAGTGTGGTTCTGTAAAGGTTGTGTTGATGCCTGCTCCAAAAGGAACTGGATTAAAGGTTGAAAAAGAAAGTCAGAAAATTTTAAGTTTGGCTGGAATCAAAGATGTGTGGTCAAGGACATCTGGTCAGACAAAAAGTAAGAACAATCTTATATATGCTTGCGATATGGCTTTAAGAAAATTAATGGATACAAGAGTTAATCAAAAAGGAAGCGAGAATGTTGGTGTGATGGAAGGTTCTATTAAGAAAACGACAGAAAAAGTAGAAGAAGAGGATAAAAAAGATGAGTGA
- a CDS encoding 50S ribosomal protein L19e, protein MKLKIQKRLAADVFGCSEKHVRFDTERLDEIKESITKADIKSLIKDSAIYCIPKRGVSRVRARKIQKQKSKGQMRGKGSRKGKKTARFPKKEKWMIKIRTQRELLRNLKDGEIVDQKIYRELYKKAQGGFFRSRRHIKLYIEEHGLAKNKK, encoded by the coding sequence ATGAAATTAAAAATTCAGAAAAGATTAGCCGCGGATGTTTTTGGATGTTCAGAAAAACATGTTAGGTTTGATACTGAAAGGTTAGATGAGATAAAAGAAAGCATAACTAAAGCTGATATTAAATCTTTGATAAAAGATAGTGCTATCTATTGTATTCCTAAAAGGGGAGTTTCAAGAGTTAGAGCTAGGAAAATCCAAAAACAAAAGAGTAAAGGTCAGATGCGTGGTAAAGGATCTAGAAAAGGTAAGAAAACTGCAAGATTTCCTAAAAAAGAAAAATGGATGATTAAGATAAGAACTCAAAGAGAATTATTAAGAAACTTGAAAGATGGAGAGATCGTTGATCAAAAAATTTATAGAGAACTTTATAAAAAAGCTCAAGGTGGATTTTTTAGAAGTAGAAGGCATATTAAACTATATATCGAGGAGCATGGTTTGGCTAAAAATAAAAAATGA
- a CDS encoding 30S ribosomal protein S14 — MSYSDYKKEFKQLKAKPAKLKKYIKHNSPKKRNCGVSLKRCKRCGRIRGHISKYGLNLCRQCFREIASDIGFKKFN, encoded by the coding sequence ATGAGTTATAGTGATTATAAAAAGGAATTTAAACAATTGAAAGCGAAGCCTGCGAAACTTAAGAAATATATTAAGCACAATAGTCCAAAGAAAAGAAATTGTGGAGTTAGTCTAAAAAGATGCAAGAGATGTGGAAGGATTAGAGGGCATATAAGTAAATATGGGCTTAATTTATGTAGGCAATGTTTTAGGGAAATCGCAAGCGATATTGGTTTTAAAAAGTTCAATTGA
- a CDS encoding preprotein translocase subunit SecY — MGFFKTILLNLPEVAGPTQKKLSFKEKLKWTGVILILFFVLGMIPLFGLGLNALQRFEYLSIILGAKFGSIISLGIGPIVTSSIVLQLLNGSGILKFDLHSHEGKRNFQGTQKLLAIFFIIFESIIYVYMGGLSPSPDLIGTILYSQLQVLLVFQIFLGGMMILFMDEVVSKWGFGSGTGLFIAAGVSQTIFIRALSPLPSPTNPSIATGAIPALFQSLAAGDPITAGLMLAAVISTLLVFVIVVYAQAMKVEIPLSMGRVRGHGIRWPLSFIYTGVIPVILVSALIANMQLWARLLQNWGHPFLGTFIGNSPATGLVSWISSPNIVGKVIKGSLTFADVGHSLVYVIFMVLGCVVFSVFWMQTAGMDARSQAKNMMSSGLQIPGFRKDQRILERLLNRYIWSLTIMGAITIGLLAALADLTGALSSGTGILLAVMIIYKLYEEIAKQHMMDMHPMMRKFME, encoded by the coding sequence ATGGGTTTTTTTAAAACAATATTATTAAATTTGCCTGAAGTGGCTGGACCTACTCAGAAAAAACTTTCTTTTAAAGAGAAATTAAAATGGACGGGTGTTATTCTCATATTATTTTTTGTTTTGGGTATGATTCCTTTGTTTGGTCTTGGTTTAAATGCTTTGCAAAGATTTGAGTACTTAAGTATTATATTAGGAGCTAAGTTTGGAAGTATAATTAGTCTTGGAATCGGTCCTATTGTAACCTCTTCGATTGTATTACAATTATTAAATGGATCTGGTATTTTAAAGTTTGATTTACATTCTCACGAAGGTAAGAGGAATTTTCAAGGTACTCAGAAATTATTAGCAATATTCTTCATAATATTTGAATCTATTATTTACGTTTATATGGGTGGGTTGTCACCTTCTCCTGATTTAATTGGAACAATATTATATTCGCAATTGCAGGTTTTGCTTGTTTTCCAAATATTTTTAGGTGGAATGATGATTTTATTTATGGATGAGGTTGTTTCTAAATGGGGTTTTGGTTCAGGTACTGGTTTGTTTATTGCTGCAGGAGTTAGTCAGACAATTTTTATAAGAGCATTGAGTCCTTTGCCTTCTCCAACTAATCCCAGTATAGCAACTGGTGCTATTCCTGCTTTATTTCAGAGTTTAGCTGCTGGAGATCCTATAACAGCTGGTTTAATGTTGGCGGCTGTTATTTCTACTTTATTGGTTTTTGTTATTGTAGTTTATGCTCAGGCCATGAAGGTTGAGATTCCTTTGAGTATGGGCAGGGTGAGAGGTCACGGAATTAGATGGCCTTTGTCTTTTATATACACAGGAGTTATTCCAGTTATACTTGTATCTGCTTTGATTGCTAATATGCAGCTTTGGGCAAGGTTATTGCAAAATTGGGGACATCCTTTTTTAGGAACCTTTATTGGAAACTCTCCTGCAACAGGATTAGTGTCATGGATATCTTCACCTAATATTGTAGGAAAAGTTATCAAAGGTAGTCTAACTTTTGCTGATGTTGGTCATTCTTTGGTTTATGTGATTTTTATGGTTTTGGGTTGTGTGGTTTTCTCTGTTTTTTGGATGCAGACTGCTGGGATGGATGCCCGAAGTCAGGCAAAGAATATGATGTCTTCTGGATTACAGATTCCTGGATTTAGAAAAGATCAAAGAATTTTAGAAAGATTATTAAATAGATATATTTGGTCTTTAACAATAATGGGGGCCATTACTATCGGGCTTTTGGCTGCTTTAGCTGATTTAACTGGTGCTTTATCAAGTGGAACCGGGATATTGTTGGCTGTTATGATTATTTACAAATTGTATGAAGAGATTGCTAAACAACATATGATGGATATGCATCCAATGATGCGAAAGTTTATGGAATAA
- a CDS encoding stress response translation initiation inhibitor YciH (in yeast this protein is involved in start site selection during the initiation of translation) has protein sequence MSEICSRCGLPKDLCVCETIAKESQTIVIGIEKRKFGKLETTIDGIDNKEIDLKDLTKQLKSKFACGGTVKKGKIELQGEHTKKVKEFLIQMGFASNTIEIKKRY, from the coding sequence ATGAGTGAAATTTGTTCACGATGTGGATTACCTAAAGACCTTTGTGTTTGTGAAACAATAGCCAAAGAAAGCCAAACAATTGTTATTGGCATAGAAAAAAGAAAATTTGGCAAATTAGAAACAACAATAGATGGTATTGATAACAAAGAGATAGACCTTAAGGATTTGACAAAACAACTAAAGTCAAAATTCGCTTGTGGAGGCACAGTGAAAAAAGGGAAAATTGAGTTACAAGGAGAACACACAAAAAAGGTTAAAGAATTTTTAATTCAAATGGGATTTGCATCAAACACAATCGAAATCAAAAAAAGATACTAA
- the rpmC gene encoding 50S ribosomal protein L29, with protein MAIINKKELKNMNKGDLNAKLLELRKELIKENAQIAVGTTPKSPGQIKQMKKTIARIIQLLNNKEGEKTNE; from the coding sequence ATGGCAATTATAAATAAAAAAGAATTGAAGAATATGAATAAAGGAGATTTAAACGCTAAGCTTTTGGAGCTTAGAAAAGAATTAATTAAAGAAAATGCCCAGATAGCTGTTGGAACAACTCCAAAAAGCCCTGGTCAGATAAAACAAATGAAAAAAACAATAGCAAGAATAATTCAATTATTGAATAATAAGGAGGGTGAAAAAACTAATGAGTGA
- a CDS encoding 30S ribosomal protein S4e, with protein sequence MKIKRERKYLRGKRMTKKHLKRLNIPKTWDVKKKGIKYIKRPLPGPHSFKYGVALSVFLRDVLKIANTNKEAKYIMNNNEVLIDGIRRRDDKFVVGFMDTISIPSTKEYFRVVFNKKGKLDYIKIDEKESKLKICKIKGKRMYKGLQINLSDGRNILTDKKDCKVGDGVLIEFPKQNIKDVIKLDRGSLVFLIGGKHTGKIANVVEIKNSVMKCSTKEGDFETLKKYAFTIGKEKPLIKVEE encoded by the coding sequence TTGAAGATAAAAAGAGAAAGAAAATATTTGAGAGGAAAAAGAATGACTAAAAAACATTTGAAAAGATTAAACATTCCAAAAACATGGGATGTTAAAAAGAAAGGAATAAAGTATATTAAAAGACCACTTCCTGGTCCTCATAGTTTTAAGTATGGTGTGGCTTTATCAGTATTTCTAAGAGATGTATTAAAGATTGCGAATACTAACAAAGAAGCAAAATATATTATGAATAATAATGAAGTATTGATTGATGGAATCAGGAGAAGAGATGATAAATTTGTTGTTGGTTTTATGGATACAATTTCTATTCCATCTACAAAAGAATATTTTAGAGTTGTGTTTAATAAAAAGGGAAAATTGGATTATATAAAAATTGATGAAAAGGAATCTAAATTAAAGATCTGTAAAATAAAAGGTAAAAGAATGTATAAAGGTTTACAAATAAATCTTTCAGATGGAAGAAACATCTTAACAGATAAAAAAGATTGTAAAGTGGGAGATGGTGTATTAATAGAATTTCCAAAACAAAACATAAAAGATGTTATAAAACTTGATAGGGGTTCTTTGGTTTTTTTAATTGGTGGAAAACACACTGGAAAGATAGCTAATGTTGTTGAGATAAAAAATAGTGTCATGAAATGTAGTACTAAAGAAGGGGATTTTGAAACATTAAAGAAATATGCTTTTACAATTGGTAAAGAAAAGCCCCTTATTAAGGTTGAAGAATGA
- the rpl15p gene encoding 50S ribosomal protein L15 (late assembly protein) yields MINKRKKSGRYRGSKTHGCGSMKKRRGKGNKGGSGNAGTGKRADQKKPSVWKKKTGNVGFKPQGVKIKIKAINTTKVQKLISSGLLKEEKGIYDLDKLGYNKLLGKGKVMKGMKIKVSKASKKVVDAIKKEGGEVILEVVENTTKE; encoded by the coding sequence ATGATAAACAAAAGAAAGAAATCTGGAAGGTATAGGGGATCAAAAACCCATGGTTGCGGTAGTATGAAGAAGAGGCGAGGTAAGGGAAATAAAGGAGGGAGTGGTAATGCTGGTACTGGTAAGAGGGCTGATCAGAAAAAGCCGAGTGTTTGGAAGAAAAAAACAGGTAATGTTGGTTTTAAACCACAAGGAGTTAAGATAAAAATTAAAGCTATTAATACTACAAAAGTTCAGAAATTAATTTCGTCTGGTTTACTAAAAGAAGAAAAAGGGATTTATGATTTAGATAAATTGGGGTATAATAAATTATTAGGAAAAGGAAAAGTTATGAAAGGTATGAAGATTAAAGTTTCAAAGGCTTCAAAAAAAGTTGTGGATGCTATTAAAAAAGAGGGTGGAGAGGTTATTTTAGAGGTTGTGGAGAACACAACAAAAGAATAA
- a CDS encoding 30S ribosomal protein S17, producing the protein MVKKARDIGVKVKLPSKECNDKKCPFHGDISLRGKIFTGIVVARDVHRSATVEWGRRIKIPKYERFEKKKTKIHAHNPPCIDAKQGDNVNIMECRPLSKTKNFVIIENLGKQFGFEQIEEGLQESKQVHKKKNIEEKVPEKAKGEISNEGD; encoded by the coding sequence ATGGTAAAAAAAGCAAGAGACATAGGTGTAAAAGTAAAATTACCTAGTAAGGAATGTAATGATAAGAAATGTCCATTTCATGGCGATATAAGCCTTAGGGGTAAAATCTTTACAGGAATAGTTGTTGCAAGAGATGTTCATAGAAGTGCGACTGTTGAATGGGGTAGACGTATAAAAATTCCAAAATACGAGAGATTTGAGAAGAAGAAGACCAAAATACATGCACATAATCCGCCTTGTATAGACGCAAAACAAGGGGATAATGTAAATATAATGGAGTGCAGGCCTTTAAGTAAAACAAAGAATTTCGTTATAATTGAAAATTTAGGAAAACAATTTGGTTTTGAACAAATTGAAGAAGGATTACAAGAATCAAAACAAGTTCATAAAAAGAAAAACATAGAAGAAAAGGTTCCTGAAAAAGCTAAGGGGGAAATATCTAATGAAGGCGATTAG
- a CDS encoding 50S ribosomal protein L5 produces MNVMQNIRIEKLTLNIGCGKDQAKLDKAVKLLKHIAGVEPVKTHTKKRIPEWGLRPGLAVGCKITLRKKEAKELLIRLLKAKDDILEESCFNDSGNISFGLEEYIDIPDVKYDPEIGIMGLEACLTLDRPGFRIKKRKRAKKKIPKKHSITKEDAVNFMKKEFNVKVGEEE; encoded by the coding sequence ATGAATGTTATGCAAAATATAAGGATAGAGAAATTAACATTAAATATAGGTTGTGGTAAAGACCAAGCTAAATTGGACAAGGCTGTTAAACTTTTGAAACATATTGCAGGAGTAGAACCTGTAAAAACCCATACTAAAAAAAGAATACCAGAATGGGGATTAAGGCCTGGTTTGGCTGTTGGTTGTAAAATTACTTTAAGGAAAAAAGAAGCAAAAGAATTGCTTATAAGATTGTTAAAAGCAAAAGATGATATATTAGAAGAGAGTTGTTTTAATGATTCTGGTAATATTTCTTTTGGTTTAGAAGAATATATTGACATTCCTGATGTTAAATATGATCCTGAAATTGGAATCATGGGTTTGGAGGCATGTTTAACTTTGGATAGGCCGGGATTTAGAATAAAAAAGAGAAAAAGAGCGAAAAAGAAGATACCTAAAAAACACAGTATAACAAAAGAGGATGCGGTTAATTTCATGAAAAAAGAATTCAATGTCAAGGTAGGTGAAGAAGAATGA
- a CDS encoding 50S ribosomal protein L14, with product MKAISARVTRGLNVGSLVETCDNSGAKVIRIFSVKGLKTRKGRSPAAGIGDICLASVVKGRPDIRKQVVFAVIVRQRKEYRRPDGTRIKFEDNAAVVLKDDKGNPKGTLFKGAIAKEACERWPGISKLAKIIV from the coding sequence ATGAAGGCGATTAGTGCTAGAGTAACTAGAGGATTGAATGTTGGAAGTTTAGTTGAAACTTGTGATAATTCAGGTGCTAAAGTTATAAGGATATTTTCAGTAAAGGGTTTGAAAACAAGAAAAGGGAGATCTCCTGCTGCAGGAATAGGCGATATATGTCTGGCTTCTGTAGTCAAAGGAAGACCTGATATAAGAAAACAGGTTGTTTTTGCAGTTATTGTGAGACAACGGAAAGAGTACAGAAGACCGGATGGAACAAGAATAAAGTTCGAGGACAATGCTGCTGTTGTTTTGAAAGATGACAAAGGCAATCCAAAAGGCACTTTGTTTAAAGGTGCTATTGCAAAAGAGGCTTGTGAAAGGTGGCCTGGAATTTCAAAATTAGCTAAGATAATTGTTTAA
- a CDS encoding 50S ribosomal protein L6, which produces MKIKEYEGKIEIPEGIEVKIEEGIITVSNKDKELSRQLKHKKVSLSVVDKNVVISFKNGTKREKTMSGTFKAHIKNMFKGVTEGHIYKLKICSGHFPMNVTMKENKFIVNNFLGEKTPRELNLKDGADVKIEGDIVTISGIDKELAAQTAADIEILTKIKGKDLRIFQDGIYITEKDGKMV; this is translated from the coding sequence ATGAAAATAAAAGAATATGAAGGGAAAATTGAAATTCCAGAAGGAATAGAAGTTAAGATAGAGGAGGGTATTATTACAGTTTCAAATAAAGATAAGGAATTGTCAAGACAATTAAAACATAAAAAAGTAAGTTTAAGTGTTGTTGACAAAAATGTTGTTATAAGTTTTAAAAATGGAACAAAAAGAGAAAAAACAATGAGCGGGACTTTTAAAGCGCATATAAAAAATATGTTTAAGGGTGTTACAGAAGGTCATATTTACAAATTAAAAATTTGTTCAGGGCATTTTCCTATGAATGTTACAATGAAAGAGAATAAATTTATTGTAAATAATTTTTTAGGTGAAAAAACACCTAGAGAGTTGAATTTAAAGGATGGTGCTGATGTAAAAATTGAAGGGGATATTGTAACTATTAGTGGTATTGATAAAGAACTTGCTGCACAAACTGCTGCTGATATTGAAATTTTAACAAAAATAAAAGGCAAGGATTTAAGAATTTTCCAGGATGGTATTTATATTACAGAAAAAGATGGTAAGATGGTTTGA
- a CDS encoding 50S ribosomal protein L24, translating to MKKFSTKLKKSKQPRKQRRYQYNAPLHIRQKFVHVHLSKELREKHNKRNVGLKKGDSVKVLRGQFKGKTGKVDKIDLKKGKAIITGVELIKKDGSKVIYPITVSNLIITELDIEDKKRKKIFERKKND from the coding sequence ATGAAAAAATTTTCAACAAAACTGAAAAAAAGCAAACAGCCAAGAAAACAAAGGAGGTATCAGTATAATGCTCCCCTCCATATAAGACAGAAGTTTGTTCATGTTCATCTTTCAAAAGAATTAAGAGAAAAACACAATAAAAGGAATGTTGGTTTGAAAAAAGGAGATAGTGTTAAAGTTTTAAGAGGCCAATTCAAAGGAAAGACCGGCAAAGTAGATAAAATTGATTTGAAAAAAGGCAAGGCAATAATCACAGGTGTAGAACTAATAAAAAAGGACGGTTCAAAAGTTATCTATCCAATTACTGTTTCAAACTTGATTATAACTGAATTAGATATTGAAGATAAAAAGAGAAAGAAAATATTTGAGAGGAAAAAGAATGACTAA
- a CDS encoding 50S ribosomal protein L18, protein MKRVEFRRKREGKTDYKKRLNLLLNEKPRLIIRKSLKNMTIQLIEYNEKGDKILVSADSKELEKKFEWKAGRTNLPAAYLTGYLVGKKAAKKGIKCAILDIGLGKSIKGGRLYASLKGVLDAGLNVPCSEDIFPSEDAVKGVHIANYAQKLIKEGKYEKIFSSYVKKGIKAEDIPKYFEETKKKID, encoded by the coding sequence ATGAAACGTGTTGAATTTAGAAGGAAGAGAGAAGGGAAAACTGATTATAAAAAAAGGTTGAACTTATTGTTAAATGAAAAACCTAGATTAATAATAAGAAAATCTTTGAAAAACATGACTATACAACTTATAGAATACAATGAGAAAGGGGATAAAATATTGGTTTCTGCTGATTCTAAAGAACTTGAAAAAAAGTTTGAATGGAAAGCAGGAAGAACAAATTTACCAGCAGCATATTTAACAGGTTATTTGGTTGGGAAAAAGGCAGCAAAAAAAGGCATTAAATGCGCTATTTTAGATATTGGATTAGGAAAGAGTATAAAAGGGGGTAGATTGTATGCCTCATTAAAAGGTGTTTTGGATGCTGGATTAAATGTTCCATGTTCAGAAGACATATTTCCCAGTGAAGATGCGGTAAAAGGGGTTCATATAGCAAATTATGCTCAAAAATTAATAAAAGAGGGAAAATATGAGAAGATTTTTTCATCTTATGTAAAAAAAGGTATTAAAGCTGAAGATATACCTAAATATTTTGAAGAAACTAAAAAGAAGATTGATTAA